From the genome of Anopheles funestus chromosome 2RL, idAnoFuneDA-416_04, whole genome shotgun sequence:
AGCAATGCTTGATGGATAGTGTATTTGGATGCTTATTGTTAGATttcgaatgtgtgtgtgtgttatctGAAGTGAACTCGCGCCACAAGGGTGCCATTGAAGGGTTGCTTACGGGGTCACGTGAGTCAGCATGGTCGAAGAATGCTGGTGTAGGGAATCGACTTACGACGAAACGAAAGAGACGAAACAGAACATAGCCACAGCAAACAATTGTCTGCAAACCAGCTGTAGCTGCGACACAACTCATTCGGAAGGAAAACGTGTAAAGAATAACTaataacaaatgtttaaatacacAGTTTACAGTTCTTGAGCATGCTTACACTTTGagtaaaattgaaacaaatagaATTATTCGAATTCtgaactttaatttaaattcttatCGTTCGTGATTCTAAAACAATGATTTAATATGATTTCGTACCGAATCAACTATCGGACAAGCCAATATTCTGTGATTTCTTACTATTTTCTGTTTAATGTTTCACATTTCTATTGCATTGTGTATAGTGTAgtgttcttaaaaaaaattaaaatgaaacttgattatttttaaaagtgtGTTCTCAcgtttctgttctgttctcACGTTTCGTTCTATTTACTTTGCGCATTAGTATTTGATTGTATCTTCTTATACAAAAAGTATGCTAAGATAAGATTTCATTGCAAACCTgttattattaaaaagaaaaattttaaaatgcaaaatatacTTAACTtgtgttaattaaaatgttgtcGAAAATACAGTAAGaatttcatgcaatatttACGAGAATtagttacaggaattaattaggattaattgcatgaaatatttcacggacgaactgaaaggggattagttaattggacttGTCATCTAGAGCTGGAAATGAACTTTAGGATAAGCAAATGAACTATGTAATaatgaacttgacagacgaatacacagtcacaaacagaacggcgcgcgacggttacggctttctcggcttggtggaaaaaactccgaaaatttacagccagcactccgtgagaatttctcacatttttggtccttcgaaccggattgtGAAttcaaagagtttttttttcgttcaaagcTCTGCAACAAGAGCTCGGTCGGTTTAACGCTCTGCAACAAGGGCAAGGTGTACAATTCTTCGTCGCGTCGTTTCACGCCATCGCGTTTCGCTCCGCATTAAGGGCAACGGCCAACGATTTCAGCGCCATCGTTATTTGAATTTTCGCGCCAAACTTAAAcgttttctttcgtgtttAATTTCGTCCTGTGAGTGTTTTCATATCGTGCAAAATCATGGACAAGAAGATAAAGGCCGCTCAACTAAAAAGAAGGATCGCGGTGGAAAATATAAGTGCTCTCGAACGGTTCCAAGTGCAATTTTCTGGGGATGACGCCAAGCAAATTCCGGAGGCGTTAGAGGACTTGGAACGGCATAAGGAAGGGTTCTTCGCCGCGGTATCGAAACTGGAAGAGCTCGATGACAGTAATGAAGCGATTGAAGCTTGCATCATGGACAGGATCAACATCGAGGAGCGGTGTAGGAAGCTAAAATCCTTCCTACGGGACAACCTTCGACGGGAGGAAGGTGCCCTAAATGATACATCGGCTTTGGCTTCTTCAACGCTTGCGTTTGGTCGGCCAAACGCACCACATCTACGTCTTCCGAAGATCGAGTTGCCATCATTCGATGGCGACCAAACGAAATGGCTGTCGTTTCGTGACCGATTCATCGCAATGATCGACGCTTCACCGGAGCTTCCGTCGATTGCGAAGCTGGAATATTTGCTGTCAGCATTGAAAGGGGAAGCGGGGCTTCCTTTCGAACACACGCCGTTGACAGCGGACAACTACTCGGTGACGTGGGCAACTCTTCTAAAAAGGTACGATAATCCACGTACACTAATCCGTGAGTATTATCGGAAGCTACATTCCTTTCCGCCCGTACGCGCGGACTGTGTGGATGAGTTAGTGCATTTGGTGGATGAATTCATTCGTCATGTGAATGGGTTACTAAAGCTCAACGAGCCCATCGATCATTGGGATACACCGTTGACAAATTTGCTGGTTATGAAGCTAGATCACGCTACTGTTTTAGCATGGGAAAAGCATTCGGTCCATGCCAAGAAGGACAAATACAAGGAGCTCATCGACTTTGTACAAGATCGAATACAAATATTGAAGGCGACTCGGAGTACTACTTGTGAAGATGACACTAGTATCACTAAGGTGGCTGGTACGCAGCGTTATCCAAGTTCGCGGAAGACAATCGTTCACTCAGCCGTAGCACAACCGGTGTCAAGTAGGATGATTGTATCACCACCACCGAAGTGTCCCTTGGAGTGTACGGAGAACCATTTCTTACGAAACTGTCCGGTGTTTGGCAGTAAGGACGTGCAGCAACGTCGGGAAGTGGTTACATCGAAACACTTATGTTGGAATTGTCTCGGAGATTCCCATCAAGTGAAATCCTGCAAGTCGGAGCATGCTTGTCGCACGTGTCATCAGCGACACCATACACTCTTGCATGTTCCTACCACTACAACGATCACGATGGCAGCTCACGACGATCGCAGTTCGGTGATCCTGGAAACGGCTGTCCTATTCATCGTGGGTGACGACGGAAAGAAACATGAGGCAAGGGCGCTCCTTGATTCAGGCTCCAtgtcgaattttatttccgaatCACTTTCTCGGAAGCTTACGGCTActcgaaacaaaatcaacgtgGCAGTCACGGGCATCGGAAAAACGGCACAATCGGCGAGAGGGTCGATCGTCGCAACTGTGGCATCGAGGAATCAATCGTATTCTAATCATCTGGAGTTCCTCGTTCTGGAGTCACTATTTGCACATACTCCAATTACACCTATCGATACTTCATCGTGGAGTATGCCCGATCTGCAGCTGGCAGATCCTTCATTTAATGTTCCGGGCAACATAGACATCGTAATCGGCGGATACACGTTCTGGGAGATTCATTCAGGACGAAAACGATCTATGGGCACGGGCAAACCTTGGCTCGTGGAAACATCATTCGGCTGGAGCGTGACAGGGAATGCATCAAACGGTACACCTCCTCAACCATTTCATCGTTCGGGCTACGGAAGTCCACCTacggaagagaaaacaaatcagaagGGGGCATCAAAGTCAAGGTCAGACCGATGTATGTCTCGGGCCGAACGTCATTCCAAGCGCTGGAAGTATAGCCCTCGTGACAATTCGGTAAACTATCATGCAAACGTGTCACATCGTTGGAAACCAAACTATCATTCGGATCATAAACGCTGGTTTCATTCACCAGCCTGGGTTTGCGAAGAACAGAAAGCTACAAGATCGAAATCTACAAGGGGAATATTGGAATGATCAATATCTACATACCATCACACGTTTATCGGCGTATCATTTCATCGCGAAGCAACGGGCTTCATCAGGCATCATATTCGGGGTAAAGAGATTTACACACTCTTTACACTACTCAATCGGAATGAGTTTCATCATGTGGTGCTACTACACATCATCTGCGGACGGTTCGGGAATATGTGTGACGGTGGCCGGGTTCACTACACACATATTATTCACATACATTCATCTCGGCGTCCAATTATGTTTTTCGGTCGGAACAACAGCATCGCGTTCGTATCTAACATTCGCACATTCGTAGCGATGTTCAGCGTAGTATAGGAGGCAATAGTTAAATTTGCGAACAGTGTCAGTACACTTCATTACGGTAGAAGTTCTCCCATAGGTTTGTACGGGAACTTTAGGGAAGCTGTCGATCAGCTCAATCAAATAGCTAGCTCGCATAGTTATCTATAAAGGAAGAAAGTAGTTAGTATCAGGATGGAATGTACTTACTTACCTTAGTGGCAAAGGAAATCTCAGAGATACACTCAAGCGTGGTTGGCTGGCTGAGATAACGGTACTCAGCAGCAACGTGATATTAACATTTGGAAGGCTAGCAATCATTCGCACCTTAAGTATGCACACACGCATTTTTCGCATACGggataatgtaaacaaaactgacAGTTTAGGCTAGTTCATCGATTACGGCAACAATCGATCAAATCACAATGCAGATCAATCGTACAATTTCCGGTACACATTACGAATTACATTTAGTTAGCTTATTAGGTTTCATGAATTAAAAGAAGTTCCTTCTTTGGTGGCCGGGAATGTCGAAAATACAGTAAGaatttcatgcaatatttACGAGAATtagttacaggaattaattaggattaattgcatgaaatatttcacggacgaactgaaaggggattagttaattggacttGTCATCTAGAGCTGGAAATGAACTTTAGGATAA
Proteins encoded in this window:
- the LOC125774901 gene encoding uncharacterized protein LOC125774901 — encoded protein: MDKKIKAAQLKRRIAVENISALERFQVQFSGDDAKQIPEALEDLERHKEGFFAAVSKLEELDDSNEAIEACIMDRINIEERCRKLKSFLRDNLRREEGALNDTSALASSTLAFGRPNAPHLRLPKIELPSFDGDQTKWLSFRDRFIAMIDASPELPSIAKLEYLLSALKGEAGLPFEHTPLTADNYSVTWATLLKRYDNPRTLIREYYRKLHSFPPVRADCVDELVHLVDEFIRHVNGLLKLNEPIDHWDTPLTNLLVMKLDHATVLAWEKHSVHAKKDKYKELIDFVQDRIQILKATRSTTCEDDTSITKVAGTQRYPSSRKTIVHSAVAQPVSSRMIVSPPPKCPLECTENHFLRNCPVFGSKDVQQRREVVTSKHLCWNCLGDSHQVKSCKSEHACRTCHQRHHTLLHVPTTTTITMAAHDDRSSVILETAVLFIVGDDGKKHEARALLDSGSMSNFISESLSRKLTATRNKINVAVTGIGKTAQSARGSIVATVASRNQSYSNHLEFLVLESLFAHTPITPIDTSSWSMPDLQLADPSFNVPGNIDIVIGGYTFWEIHSGRKRSMGTGKPWLVETSFGWSVTGNASNGTPPQPFHRSGYGSPPTEEKTNQKGASKSSLGLRRTESYKIEIYKGNIGMINIYIPSHVYRRIISSRSNGLHQASYSG